Proteins from one Silurus meridionalis isolate SWU-2019-XX chromosome 3, ASM1480568v1, whole genome shotgun sequence genomic window:
- the ecrg4a gene encoding augurin-A, protein MMMYPKLYLRLFTFLAIITLLALSDASKQSTLHKILKKREVEGEVKAADAVAVPPSKAKQFLASLRRPKRNLWDRSRPDVQQWIQQFMYMGYDEARLETDLAYWMDHARSTDQGRQHHYDENSPMGPRYSTSYRHGANVNYDYY, encoded by the exons ATGATGATGTACCCAAAACTTTACCTACGGCTGTTTACTTTCCTGGCAATAATAACTCTACTGGCTCTCTCAG ATGCATCCAAGCAGAGCACTTTGCACAAAATCCTGAAGAAGAGAGAAG TGGAGGGTGAGGTAAAGGCTGCAGATGCTGTGGCAGTTCCTCCATCCAAAGCCAAGCAGTTCCTGGCTTCTCTTCGAAGGCCTAAGAGGAACCTGTGGGACCGCAGTCGTCCTGATGTGCAGCAGTGGATCCAGCAGTTCATGTATATGGGGTATGATGAGGCG aGACTAGAGACTGACCTGGCATATTGGATGGACCATGCTCGTTCCACAGATCAGGGACGGCAGCATCACTATGATGAGAATTCTCCCATGGGTCCTCGCTATAGCACCTCTTACAGACACGGAGCAAATGTCAACTATGATTACTATTAG